Part of the Chitinophagaceae bacterium genome, TCTCGGGAGCAGCTTCAACTCTTCCTATGACTTTTGCGTCAATATTAAATTGAGCTGCAGATTCTATGATTTTGAAGGCTGTTTTTTCGTCTGTGTATATTTCCATTCTGTGCCCCATATTAAAAACCTGATACATTTCCTTAGCTGCAGCACCGGAAACTTTTTGTATTTCTTTAAAAATTACAGGAGTTTCAAATAAATCATCTTTAATAATGTGGCAGTTATCAGCATAATGCAGGACTTTTGTTTGTCCACCACCGGTGCAATGAATAATGCCATCAATTTTACCTTTCCAATGCTTAAATGTTTCAAGTAAAACAGGCGCATAGGTTCGGGTAGGGGATAAAATTAAATCTCCTATGTTTTCGCCTCCGGCAAGATTGTCTTCCAGTTTATAAGGTCCTGAATAAGCTAAATCAGCAGGTGTTGAGGGATCTGCACACTCAGGGTATTTTTTTAAATAAAAATCAGAAAGCAAGTCGTGTCTTGCTGAAGTTAATCCATTACTTCCAATGCCACTGTTTGGAGCATTTTCATAAGCAGCCTGACCTGTGGATGAAAGTCCCACTATGCAGTTTCCTGCTTTTATGTCAGCGGCATTAATTACATTTTTCAAAGGTATCCGACAGGCCATAGTCCCGTCAACCGTTAATGTTCTGACTAAATCTCCTACGTCGGCAGTCTCGCCACCTAAAAATTCAATGTGAACCCCAAATTCTTTAAGTGTTTGAAACACTTTATAACTACCCTGAATAATGGCTTCTATGACTTCGCCTTTTATCAGGTGTTTGTTTCTGTTAAGAATGGATGAAAAAATAAAAGGACCTTCAGCACCCACACATAGCATATCATCCAGATTCATAACTATGGCATCCTGGGCAATACCTTCCCAGCAGCTTAAATCACCGCTTTCTCTCCATTTTAAATAGGCTAAAATGGATTTAGTTCCCGAGCCGTCAGCATGAATGATGCTTCCATAGTTTTTGTCACCACTCAGATAATCAGGATAAATTTTGCAAAATGCTTTTGGAAACAATCCCTGGTCAAGCCCTTTAACGGCTGCGTGCACTTCTTCTTTTTGGGCGGAAACTCCTCTCTTGGCATATCTGTTTTCAGAATCCATCTATTTGTTTTTTTACAAAATTAATCTTTCGAAGCTTTTTAGCTTCATTATCACAAGACTTTCATAAAAATAAGAAGGATTAACTTATCGATCAGCCGGGTCAACTCTTATGTCTGACGGTTGAACTGATTCCAGAATAAAGTCATCTGATATAACCCTAAAAGTAGTTCTTCTGTTTTCCTGATGTTCTTCCTCAGTACATTCAACTCCCGGTTTGCAATGGTTAACAAGATTTGATTCACCATATCCTTTTGCCAGTAAACGCTCTTGCTGAATGCCATTTTCAACCAGATATCTCACAACTGAGCGGGCTCTTTCAAGAGAAAGTCGTTGATTATAAGAAACCGAACCCCGTGAATCAGTATGAGAACCGATTTCCAGCTGAATGTTTGGATTTTCTTCCAGCATCATTGAAAGGGTATCCAAAACAGCTAATGATTCCTCACGTAGGGTAGAGGCATCAAAATCATAATAAATATTAGGAATCACAATCTCTCTGTCTCTGAAAATTCTATCGAGAATTAGCTCAACATATACGGTAACGGTTACATTTTCTAAATCTTTTTTTCCTCTGGTTGTTACTGTTTCCGAGCGATTGAAAAAACCTTCTTTGCTGCCCATTACGCTGTAAGCTGTTTCTTTTTCCAGCTCAAATCGAAAAGTTCCGTCCTCTCCAACTATACTGTCTCCTATATCTGTTTGTCCGGTTCTTTCTATCTTTCTGAGTTGTACTTCAGCACCTTCAATCGGTTCGTATCCGGTAATTTCTGATGAAGGGTCTTCCGGATTTTCATATACGGCTGTTTTAACTATCCCCTCAAGCACAAATAGATTTTCGTTTCTCTTTACGAAGCGATATATATCATCACCACCTTTGCCACCACTTCTTGCTGAAGTGAAATAGCCGGACATTCGAAC contains:
- a CDS encoding phosphoribosylformylglycinamidine cyclo-ligase; its protein translation is MDSENRYAKRGVSAQKEEVHAAVKGLDQGLFPKAFCKIYPDYLSGDKNYGSIIHADGSGTKSILAYLKWRESGDLSCWEGIAQDAIVMNLDDMLCVGAEGPFIFSSILNRNKHLIKGEVIEAIIQGSYKVFQTLKEFGVHIEFLGGETADVGDLVRTLTVDGTMACRIPLKNVINAADIKAGNCIVGLSSTGQAAYENAPNSGIGSNGLTSARHDLLSDFYLKKYPECADPSTPADLAYSGPYKLEDNLAGGENIGDLILSPTRTYAPVLLETFKHWKGKIDGIIHCTGGGQTKVLHYADNCHIIKDDLFETPVIFKEIQKVSGAAAKEMYQVFNMGHRMEIYTDEKTAFKIIESAAQFNIDAKVIGRVEAAPEKKLSIHSGEEVINF